CGGGCACAAGAGCGACTACAAGCAACATCAGCCCGAAGGCGATTAAATGGTCGATGAAGACTGCTATTAGACGGGCCTTCGAGGCATCACCAATTACAGTCATGAATATTTCCTACCTACATGGATCTTAAGGCGCATAACGCACCGCTAAGCTGCGGCGCATGCTTTTCGCGCCGTCAGCTTAAGAGGGTAGTTATGGGTTTTCCATTTCATATCCGTCGAGTGAACCATATATACGAATTCCTTTAATTCGATTATTAAAAACCCAGTTCTCCTCATTTTTATATGCTCCGAAAGAAACCATCTTTTGTTTGCCGCTAAAGTTTATTTCCAAATCTGAAGAATTGCGAGAAATGGCAATTTGCCTTACAAGAGAACCGGCCAATAATTTACAATTATCACATATTTTATTAAACCTGTTTGCGAAATCATCATCAGTTTCGTTTTCCTCTTTTTCCCAAGGTAGATCGCCGCTACCCAATAGCCATTCATTCGCTTTTGAATATCTCCAACTTGGCGCCATACTTAGTGTTGTAACAAAATCGTCTCCAGGGTCACCGCCAAAATACAAAATTATCGTATTCCCAGCGATTCTTCGATGTGACACCTCTTTACCTTCGAGATATGACAATTCTTTTAATACTTCTTCGTAATTTATCTTATTCATACACATAACAGCATTTAGACGGTTCTGTATAAAACCATTGGTACCGCGTGGCCGGTCTGGATAAATCGTAATTGGTAGCCGCGTGATCCCGGTTCAACTTTCTAATGGGGCTCATCTTAACACCTTTTTGGATTTTGGTGGTTGCGGAATTGACTGCGAAATCCGGTCGGCCTAATCTGAGCGGGATGAGGGGGGCCAGGGGATCCGGGCTGTCGGCGGGGGGATTTCATTTGCTGTAGATCCGGGGGGGGGCGAGAGAGGGATCGCTGGATTCGGACGGGCGGCGCCGTGGCGGGATGGGGGAAACGGCAATGGCGCACGAGCGGAATGGGGAAATTCGCAGGTGTCTTGTTTTGAATGATTTCGGGAGAAAGTGGTCGGGGCGAGAGGATTCGAACCTCCGACCTTACGGTCCCGAACCGTACGCGCTACCAAACTGCGCTACGCCCCGTCCAAGTGCTGCAAATCCTAGCTCAATTCGGGTTTGGGATCAAGAACCATAAATGGGGGGGGAGGCAAATACCCGCCCGGTGGACGGCGCGGGGGCGGGTGCGGGGATGGGGACGGATGCGGAGGGGGGATGCGGGGGCGGGGGACGAGGAGGGGACCGGCGCCGGGGATGGTGCGGGGGCGGTGGACGAAAAGGGGTGGAATGCGGGGCTACCCGGGGAGCAGGATGCGCGCGGCCTCGCGGATGAGGGAGCGGGCGGAGGCGTAATCGGTCTGGTCGCGCTGCAGGGGGGTGATGGAAACGTACTTGTCCAGGATGGCCTGGTGGTCGGACAGCAGGTCCGCCGGCCGCTCGCCGCAGGGGCTCGGGGGGATCTCGTCGTATTCGGGGCGGGCATCGAGGGCGTTGAAATGGGGCACGTGCTCCGAGCACCCCTGCCGGGTGATCTTCATCCCCTTGATCCGGCCGATGGGGAAGTTCACGTTGAGGCAGATTTCGCCCCGCAGCCCGTCCCCGAGCAGAGCGCTGACCAGGCGGCGGACGAACGCCGCCCCCTCCTTGAAGCGGATGGGCTTGCCGTCCTGGTACGCCTGGGAGACCGCCAGGGCGGGGACCCCGTGGCACGCGGCCTCGCGCGCGGCGGCCACCGTCCCGGAATACATGATGTCGTCGCCGAGGTTGGCGCCGTGGTTGATCCCCGAGATCACCAGGTCGGGCATCTGCACGTACAGGCGGCCGAGGGCGAAGATCACGCAGTCGGCCGGGGTCCCGGCGAGGGTGTAGCGGTCGGGCCTGATTTCCCGGAAGTCCAGGGGGGAGCGCAGGGTGAGGCCGTGGCTGACGGCGCTCCGTTCCCGGTCGGGAGCCACCACGGTCAGGTGGGCCACGCCCTGGAGGGCTTCCTCGAGGACCCGGAGCCCCTCCGCGTCGATGCCGTCGTCGTTGGTGAGCAGGATGGATTTCACGGCGAAAAAGGGAAATGGTGAAAAAGGAAATGGTCGGGACGAGTGGATTTGAACCACCGACCACACGCACCCCAAGCGTGTGCGCTACCAGGCTGCGCTACGTCCCGACTCGATAGTGAGG
This region of Acidobacteriota bacterium genomic DNA includes:
- the surE gene encoding 5'/3'-nucleotidase SurE, translating into MKSILLTNDDGIDAEGLRVLEEALQGVAHLTVVAPDRERSAVSHGLTLRSPLDFREIRPDRYTLAGTPADCVIFALGRLYVQMPDLVISGINHGANLGDDIMYSGTVAAAREAACHGVPALAVSQAYQDGKPIRFKEGAAFVRRLVSALLGDGLRGEICLNVNFPIGRIKGMKITRQGCSEHVPHFNALDARPEYDEIPPSPCGERPADLLSDHQAILDKYVSITPLQRDQTDYASARSLIREAARILLPG